From Trichoderma atroviride chromosome 1, complete sequence, one genomic window encodes:
- a CDS encoding uncharacterized protein (EggNog:ENOG41) — protein sequence MAPTKNSRKDHDDHKADTPAGGKNGHGSTKMRRGASHQSHAALNRELHAAPTSAPVQVPTEPLLPSLPWASFERRSLHAYLREHELTTPSSYTSSFHNWVLSRPGGLGLYSPTMVRKQQIKRQSKDQLALAVRKHFNGLGVQENDVIVDFIYKVRNHQGVKEQSPTKYSIEVAD from the exons ATGGCCCCGACCAAGAACTCTCGAAAAGACCACGACGATCACAAAGCCGATACTCCCGCCGGAGGGAAGAACGGCCATGGCTCTACAAAGATGCGCCGCGGTGCCAGCCATCAGTCTCACGCTGCTCTGAACCGCGAGCTGCATGCCGCTCCCACGTCGGCGCCCGTGCAGGTGCCGACCGAGCCTCTTCTACCCAGC CTTCCCTGGGCCTCCTTCGAGCGACGATCCCTCCACGCCTACCTCCGCGAGCACGAGCTCACCACGCCGTCCTCCTACACCAGCTCCTTTCACAATTGGGTGCTGTCACGACCCGGCGGCTTGGGCTTATACTCCCCCACCATGGTCCGCAAGCAGCAGATCAAGCGACAATCCAAAGACCAGCTCGCCCTAGCCGTGCGCAAGCACTTCAATGGGCTGGGCGTCCAAGAAAACGATGTCATTGTCGACTTCATCTACAAAGTCCGCAACCACCAGGGCGTCAAGGAACAGTCACCGACCAAATACAGCATCGAGGTGGCAGATTAA